CTCTGTGGAAGTGGCTGATCGCAATGTTCCTCGCTACGACCGACCCCCTTGGCGTATCGTCCGTCAAGCTGGCGAAGGACATGGGTGTCCAGCACAAAACGGCCTGGTTCATGCTTGGCAGGAGCGGAGGCGTCACGGACTGGGTTCGGCATAAACGTACTCGCCCCATGCCTCCATTACGGGCTTGCGTAGATCAAGGAGGTCGGACCGGGCGTAGGCACCCTCGACGCCGCCTACCGAATGGGCCAGTGCCTGTTCTGCCACTTCGCGGGGGACGCCGGTCTCGGAGCACCAGTCCCGAAAGCTCGATCGCAGTCCGTGGACGGTTCCGATATTGAGCCGGCGGAACGTAGCGGCGAGCACCCCGTGGCCGGCCGGCTTGCCGCTTCTCCCGGGGAACAGCAACTCGCCATCGGTGTGCCGGTACGCCTCGTCGAGCACACAATGCGCGGCGCTGCTGAGCGGTACCCGATGTTCGCGGCCTGCTTTCATCCGCTCGGCAGGGACCGTCCATACCCCAGCCTGGTGGTCGATCTCCGACTTGGTAGCAAGCCTCACTTCTGTGGTTCTGGCTGCCGTTAGTGCTAGGAACTCGATGGCCAACCGAGTCGATGTGGCTACACCCGACTCGCGGACCTTCCCCAGCGCGTCTGCTACTTCGGAGTGGTGGAGAGCCCGGTGGTGAGTCGTCGCGTTGGTGCGCTTGGGTAGAACCGCGGTGAGAGCCGGCCCTGCGGCGTCGTCCGGCCGGTAGCCCTGCGCCACCGCCCAACGCATGACCTGGCTGATCCGTCGCCGTAGAGCCTCGGCTTGCCGCGGTGCCGCATGCCAAATGGGAGAGAGCACAGCCAACACATCCGCGGTCGTGATCACATCAACTCGTCTGTGACCAAGCTTCGGATATACGTGGCGGCTGAAACCGTTGCGCCACGCTGACTCAGTTCGGCTACCCGGCTTCCAACCGTCGCGGTGCAGGGCAATGACCTTATCGGTGGCCCTCGCGAAGGTAGGAAGCCCCCCGCCTCGAGGATCCCTACCCGCTTCGATCTCACGCCGGTTCTTGAGCGCTTTTCGTCGGGCCTCGCCGAGCGTGACGGTCGGATAGGTGCCCAGCCCGAGGTAGGTAGGTTTGCCACCGATTACAACCCGTTGGGCCCAAACTTTTGACAGCCGACCGTTGCGGGTTTGCTTGACTCGGAGGGTCAAACCGAAGCTACCGCGCCCGTCGCCGTAGGTTCCTGGCGTGGAAATGGTTTTGCAGAAGGCTGCAGTGAGTGTTTTGGGCCGCCGCATTCTCACCTCGCATGTAGGGCTAGTCGGGCACGATGTTACTTATGATGTTACATTTTCAATGGGATTATGTGAAACGAGGTGGGTGCCTCTGTAACCGTAGGTCCTGGGTTCAGGGACCAAATACCCTGATAGATGGCGGTTTTGAGGTACCCTGTGAATCCCTATGTAACCACTGTGGGCGTTGACGGGCTCGAACCGCCGACCTCTTCCTTGTAAGGGAAGCGCTCTCCCAAGCTGAGCTAAACGCCCTGGGAACGCTGCATTGTAGAAGAACCCCAGGTGGAGCGACCAGCCCCCGGTGCCCTACGCCGGATCATCACCGTTGGGGAGCCGTACCCGCCAGCTGTCGCCCCGGCTAGACAGCAGGGCATCGGCTTCCCGGGGACCCCACGAGCCCGCCGGGTAGGGGGCAGGCCGGAGACCCGCCTCGAGTAGCGGTGTGTAGAGCCTCCACGCCTGCTCGACTTCGTCGGATCGGACGAACAGGGTGCGGTCGCCGCACATGACGTCGTACAGCAAGGTCTCGTAGGCGTCGGGAAGGTCTCCGAACGCCTCCTCGTAGGCGAACGACAGCGGCTTGGTGGCCAGCTCGGGATGGTCGCCCGGTACCTGGACATCGAATAGCAGCTCGAAGCCCTCGTGAGGCTGGAGGCGGACGAAGAGGACGTTTCCCTGGTGTCGGCTCCGGTCGAAGGACTTGAAGAGCGGCACCGGCAGCTCGCGGAATGTGACCGCCACCTGCGTGAGGCGGGTCGCCAGTCGCTTCCCGGTCCGCAGGTAGAAGGGCACCCCGTGCCAGCGCCAGCTGTCGACGAAAACCCGCAGCGCCGCATAGCTGGCGGTGCCCGAGTCATCGACCACCCCCGGCTCCTCCCGGTAGCCGCGCACCCTGCGTCCGTCGATCCGGCCGGCGGCGTACTGGCCCAGCACCACGTCGTCGGGCGTGAGCGCCCGGATCGACTGCAGCACCTTCACTTTCTCGTCGCGTATCGCCTCGGCGTCGAACGACACCGGCGGCTCCATCGCCACAAGGCTCAGGACCTGGGTCAGATGGTTCTGGACCATGTCGCGGAGCGCTCCGGACCGGTCGTAGTAGCCCGCCCGGGATCCGATGCCGACATCCTCGGCGACGGTTATCTGGACGTTGGAGATCCGATCCCGATTCCACACCGACTCGAACAGCGGGTTGGCGAACCGGAACACCAGGAGGTTCTGGACGGTGGCCTTGCCGAGGTAGTGGTCGATCCGGTAGATCCGGCTCTCGTCGAAGGTCTCGTGAAGGATGGAGTTCAGCGCGACCGCGGACTCCAGGTCGACCCCGAAAGGCTTCTCCACGACAAGACGGGTCCAGCCCTCACCGGCGGCCAGGCCTGATGCGCCCAGGCCCCTTACGGTGGGGCCGAAGGCCGCCGGGGGCAGGGCCAGGTAGAAGATCCGGTTGCCCGGCAAGCCGTGGTCTCGCTCGAGGGCCTCGATGCGGCGCCTCAACCCGTCGTATCCGTCCGCGCCGAGCTGGTGGTAATGCATCACCGCGTCGCACCACTCGGCCGGACGGCCGCCGGGCGTGTCCAGCAGCATCTGGCCGGGCGAGGCCTTCTCGATGGCGTCGCGGGACCGGGTCCGGAACTCCTCGTCACCGAGGGCCGAGCGGGAGACGCCGAGGATGAGGCACCGATCGACGAGTCCGTACTGACGGACCAGGTGATAGAGGGCCGGCGCCAGCTTCTGGTAATACAGGTCTCCGGTGGCGCCGAACACCACCAGCAGGTGCCGGTCAACCGCTCGGGATCCGATCGTCGGCAGTGACTCCACCAGTGCCTACCTTCTCATCAAACCGGCCACCGTCTCGAGCGCGGAGCGCGGGTCACCGCTGAGCCCGATCCGCAGCACGCGGCGGTCCCGGCCGGACAGGGCCTGGTAATCGCCGGCCGCCTGGCCCTTGAGCAACTCCCCGAAGCTGAAGTCTGTCTCCGGAACATCGACGTCCAGACCCGGCGAATCCACCAGCTGGAGAAACACCCCGTTGTTGGCGCCACCCTTGTGGAGCTGGCCGGTGGAGTGGAGAAACCGGGGCCCGTAGCCGAGCGTGACCGGCACCCGGTACCGATCCCGGAGAAGCGGTACGAGCGACTCCAGAACGGGTGTGGCCGGACCGTCCATGGGGAGGTACGCGTGTACTCCGACGTAGTCTCCCGGCTCGATCATCGCCGCCCAGTCCCCCAACGCGCCG
The genomic region above belongs to bacterium and contains:
- a CDS encoding site-specific integrase; amino-acid sequence: MRWAVAQGYRPDDAAGPALTAVLPKRTNATTHHRALHHSEVADALGKVRESGVATSTRLAIEFLALTAARTTEVRLATKSEIDHQAGVWTVPAERMKAGREHRVPLSSAAHCVLDEAYRHTDGELLFPGRSGKPAGHGVLAATFRRLNIGTVHGLRSSFRDWCSETGVPREVAEQALAHSVGGVEGAYARSDLLDLRKPVMEAWGEYVYAEPSP
- the zwf gene encoding glucose-6-phosphate dehydrogenase, encoding MESLPTIGSRAVDRHLLVVFGATGDLYYQKLAPALYHLVRQYGLVDRCLILGVSRSALGDEEFRTRSRDAIEKASPGQMLLDTPGGRPAEWCDAVMHYHQLGADGYDGLRRRIEALERDHGLPGNRIFYLALPPAAFGPTVRGLGASGLAAGEGWTRLVVEKPFGVDLESAVALNSILHETFDESRIYRIDHYLGKATVQNLLVFRFANPLFESVWNRDRISNVQITVAEDVGIGSRAGYYDRSGALRDMVQNHLTQVLSLVAMEPPVSFDAEAIRDEKVKVLQSIRALTPDDVVLGQYAAGRIDGRRVRGYREEPGVVDDSGTASYAALRVFVDSWRWHGVPFYLRTGKRLATRLTQVAVTFRELPVPLFKSFDRSRHQGNVLFVRLQPHEGFELLFDVQVPGDHPELATKPLSFAYEEAFGDLPDAYETLLYDVMCGDRTLFVRSDEVEQAWRLYTPLLEAGLRPAPYPAGSWGPREADALLSSRGDSWRVRLPNGDDPA